The following proteins are co-located in the Pan troglodytes isolate AG18354 chromosome 5, NHGRI_mPanTro3-v2.0_pri, whole genome shotgun sequence genome:
- the IL22RA2 gene encoding interleukin-22 receptor subunit alpha-2 isoform X3 yields the protein MMPKHCFLGFLISFFLTGVAGTQSTHESLKPQRVQFQSRNFHNILQWQPGRALTGNSSVYFVQYKIYGQRQWKNKEDCWGTQELFCDLTSETSDIQEPYYGRVRAASAGSYSEWSMTPRFTPWWERAKGL from the exons ATGATGCCTAAACATTGCTTTCTAGGCTTCCTCATCAGTTTCTTCCTTACTGGTGTAGCAG GAACTCAGTCAACGCATGAGTCTCTGAAGCCTCAGAGGGTACAATTTCAGTCCCGAAATTTTCACAACATTTTGCAGTGGCAGCCTGGGAGGGCACTTACTGGCAACAGCAGTGTCTATTTTGTGCAGTACAAAAT ATATGGACAGagacaatggaaaaataaagaagactgTTGGGGTACTCAAGAACTCTTTTGTGACCTTACCAGTGAAACCTCAGACATACAGGAACCTTATTACGGTAGGGTGAGGGCGGCGTCGGCTGGGAGCTACTCAGAATGGAGCATGACGCCGCGGTTCACTCCCTGGTGGGAAA